From one Nocardioides sp. Kera G14 genomic stretch:
- a CDS encoding helix-hairpin-helix domain-containing protein, with protein sequence MRPEQRLRAETVERRLSGLRAETDGAPPLRLVDPVEDTSALPAVLPAVLPAAPPVPVPGRHASRRRWLPVTLQGRAGLEPWHVGAVAGVLLIALAVTCWWMLHRTPTVATSTSSTAPALASASPLVAGGVSAAGSAGSAGASTQPAGGASAATSVTVDVAGKVRKPGVRTLPAGSRVIDALQAAGGVRQGVDLTGLNQARVLVDGEQILVDEKATVVPPAGSGADNGAAAGGLVNLNTATAEQLDTLPGVGPVTAQSILDYRTQHGGFGSVQELLDVDGIGEATLAKLEPHVTV encoded by the coding sequence ATGCGCCCCGAACAACGACTCCGAGCCGAGACCGTCGAGCGTCGGCTGAGCGGGCTGCGTGCCGAGACCGACGGGGCGCCTCCCCTGCGCCTCGTCGATCCGGTCGAGGACACGTCGGCGCTTCCGGCCGTGCTTCCGGCGGTGCTGCCGGCAGCGCCTCCGGTTCCGGTGCCGGGGCGTCACGCGAGTCGGCGCCGTTGGTTGCCCGTGACGCTGCAGGGGCGGGCGGGGCTGGAGCCGTGGCACGTCGGCGCCGTCGCGGGGGTCCTCCTCATCGCTCTCGCGGTGACGTGCTGGTGGATGCTTCACCGCACGCCGACGGTGGCGACCTCCACATCGTCGACGGCACCTGCGCTCGCCTCGGCCTCACCCTTGGTCGCCGGAGGCGTCTCCGCCGCCGGTTCAGCCGGTTCAGCCGGTGCCTCGACACAGCCCGCGGGAGGGGCGAGTGCTGCGACGTCGGTGACGGTCGATGTGGCCGGAAAGGTGCGCAAGCCGGGCGTGAGGACGCTGCCGGCAGGCTCGCGCGTGATCGATGCCCTGCAGGCCGCAGGCGGCGTCAGACAGGGCGTCGACCTGACCGGCCTCAACCAGGCGCGGGTGCTGGTCGACGGTGAGCAGATCCTCGTCGATGAGAAGGCGACCGTCGTCCCGCCGGCGGGCTCTGGCGCGGACAACGGGGCAGCCGCGGGTGGCCTCGTGAACCTGAACACCGCGACCGCCGAGCAACTGGACACCCTGCCGGGCGTCGGGCCGGTGACGGCACAGTCGATCCTCGACTACCGGACGCAGCACGGCGGCTTCGGCTCGGTGCAGGAGCTCCTCGACGTCGACGGCATCGGTGAGGCCACGCTGGCCAAGCTCGAGCCGCACGTCACCGTCTGA
- a CDS encoding DegV family protein, translating into MASRVVVVTDSTAVLPAELAAAAGIEVVALPVVIAGETHCDGEPGTAPADIVAALMGKKDVSTSRPSPASLLELYSRLADDGASAVLAVHVTGEMSGTVESARLAARTSPIPVVTVDTRAVGPCLGLAALAGVHALAAGASADAAAEAVMARANATTSYFYVDTLEFLRRGGRVGAASALLGSALAVKPLLAIDDGRVVVKEKVRTSTRALARLEELALEAAGEGAAEVVVAHLAAPERAEALADSLSTRLGEQLAVPVRVAELGAALGAHVGPGMVAAVVAPALA; encoded by the coding sequence ATGGCGTCCCGTGTCGTTGTCGTGACGGACTCGACGGCCGTGCTGCCTGCCGAGCTGGCCGCGGCCGCCGGGATCGAGGTCGTCGCCCTCCCGGTCGTCATCGCCGGCGAGACGCACTGCGACGGCGAGCCGGGCACGGCGCCGGCCGACATCGTGGCCGCGTTGATGGGGAAGAAGGACGTCAGTACGTCCCGTCCCTCCCCGGCGTCGCTGCTCGAGCTCTACAGTCGCCTGGCCGACGACGGCGCCTCGGCGGTCCTGGCCGTGCACGTCACCGGCGAGATGAGCGGCACCGTCGAGTCGGCGCGGCTCGCCGCTCGCACGTCACCGATCCCGGTCGTCACGGTCGACACCCGGGCCGTGGGCCCGTGCCTCGGGCTCGCTGCCCTGGCCGGGGTCCATGCCCTGGCTGCCGGTGCCTCGGCGGACGCGGCTGCGGAGGCGGTGATGGCGCGGGCGAACGCCACGACGTCGTACTTCTATGTCGACACCCTCGAGTTCCTCCGCCGCGGCGGCCGGGTCGGTGCCGCGTCGGCGCTCCTCGGGTCCGCCCTCGCCGTCAAGCCCCTCCTCGCCATCGACGACGGGCGCGTGGTGGTGAAGGAGAAGGTGCGTACGTCGACCCGCGCCCTTGCGCGCCTGGAGGAGCTCGCCCTCGAGGCGGCCGGCGAGGGCGCCGCCGAGGTGGTCGTCGCCCATCTGGCGGCTCCGGAGCGCGCCGAGGCGCTGGCCGACTCGCTCTCGACGCGGCTCGGAGAGCAGCTTGCTGTGCCGGTCCGGGTGGCGGAGCTCGGTGCCGCGCTGGGTGCGCACGTCGGGCCGGGCATGGTCGCCGCGGTCGTGGCGCCTGCGCTGGCCTGA